The proteins below are encoded in one region of Anguilla anguilla isolate fAngAng1 chromosome 3, fAngAng1.pri, whole genome shotgun sequence:
- the arrb2b gene encoding arrestin, beta 2b isoform X2, giving the protein MGDKAGTRVFKKSSPNCKLTVYLGKRDFVDHLDHVDPVDGVLLIDPEYLKDRKVFVTLTCAFRYGREDLDVLGLSFRKDLYISTFQAFPPLPEEHKPLSRLQERLLKKLGQQAHPFNFTIPQNLPCSVTLQPGPEDTGKACGVDFEIRAFCAKSVEEKIHKRNSVRLVIRKVQYAPEKPGPQPMVETTRSFLMSDRSLHLEASLDKELYYHGEPISVNVHVTNNSTKTVKRAKISVRQYADICLFSTAQYKCPVAQVEADDQVSPSSTFCKVYTLTPMLSNNREKRGLALDGKLKHEDTNLASSTIVKDVSNKEVLGILVSYRVKVKLVVSRGGDVSVELPFVLMHPKPSDQPSSRPQSAIPETDTPVDTNLIEFETNNFSQDDDFVFEDFARLRLKGMKDDKDEDDHFC; this is encoded by the exons ATGGGCGACAAGGCTGGCACAAG GGTCTTTAAGAAGTCCAGCCCCAATTGCAAG CTCACGGTATACCTGGGGAAAAGAGACTTTGTGGATCATCTAGACCATGTGGACCCAGTGG atggAGTTCTGTTGATTGATCCAGAATATCTTAAAGACAGAAAAG TGTTCGTGACCCTGACATGCGCATTCCGATATGGGCGGGAGGACCTGGACGTGTTGGGCCTGTCTTTTCGGAAGGACCTGTACATTTCCACCTTCCAggccttcccccccctcccagaggAACACAAGCCCCTCAGCCGGCTGCAGGAGCGACTGCTGAAGAAGTTGGGCCAACAAGCACACCCCTTCAACTTTACT ATTCCTCAGAATCTGCCTTGTTCAGTCACCCTGCAGCCTGGCCCGGAGGACACCGGCAAG GCATGTGGGGTAGACTTTGAGATCAGAGCTTTCTGTGCCAAATCTGTGGAAGAGAAGATTCACAAAAG GAACTCTGTGCGGCTGGTGATCAGGAAGGTGCAGTATGCTCCAGAGAAGCCCGGCCCACAGCCCATGGTGGAGACCACCCGCAGCTTCCTCATGTCCGACCGCTCCCTGCACCTGGAAGCCTCCCTGGACAAGGAG CTGTATTACCACGGGGAGCCCATCAGCGTGAATGTCCACGTGACCAACAACTCCACCAAAACCGTCAAGCGCGCCAAAATCTCTG TGCGGCAGTACGCTGACATCTGCCTGTTCAGCACCGCGCAGTACAAATGTCCTGTGGCACAGGTGGAGGCAGA tGACCAGGTGTCCCCCAGCTCCACGTTCTGCAAGGTGTACACTCTCACCCCGATGCTGAGCAACAATCGGGAGAAGAGGGGCCTGGCACTGGATGGTAAACTCAAACATGAAGACACCAACCTGGCCTCCAGCACCAT AGTGAAGGATGTGTCCAATAAGGAGGTCCTGGGCATTCTGGTTTCTTACAGAGTCAAAGTCAAACTGGTTGTGTCACGTGGAGG ggatGTGTCAGTGGAGCTGCCCTTTGTCTTAATGCACCCAAAACCCTCAGACCAGCCCAGCTCCAGGCCACAGTCAG CCATTCCTGAGACAGACACCCCTGTGGACACCAACCTGATAGAGTTTGAGACAAA taaCTTCTCTCAGGATGATGACTTTGTTTTTGAGGACTTCGCCCGTCTGCGGCTGAAGGGAATGAAGGACGACAAGGACGAGGATGACCACTTCTGCTAA
- the arrb2b gene encoding arrestin, beta 2b isoform X1, translating into MEAAVCVDDVFCAVLPRQVVFRKGVERLGLTVYLGKRDFVDHLDHVDPVDGVLLIDPEYLKDRKVFVTLTCAFRYGREDLDVLGLSFRKDLYISTFQAFPPLPEEHKPLSRLQERLLKKLGQQAHPFNFTIPQNLPCSVTLQPGPEDTGKACGVDFEIRAFCAKSVEEKIHKRNSVRLVIRKVQYAPEKPGPQPMVETTRSFLMSDRSLHLEASLDKELYYHGEPISVNVHVTNNSTKTVKRAKISVRQYADICLFSTAQYKCPVAQVEADDQVSPSSTFCKVYTLTPMLSNNREKRGLALDGKLKHEDTNLASSTIVKDVSNKEVLGILVSYRVKVKLVVSRGGDVSVELPFVLMHPKPSDQPSSRPQSAIPETDTPVDTNLIEFETNNFSQDDDFVFEDFARLRLKGMKDDKDEDDHFC; encoded by the exons atggaggctgcagtgtgtgtggacgATGTGTTTTGTGCTGTGCTGCCGAGGCAGGTTGTGTTCAGGAAGGGAGTGGAGCGGCTCGGG CTCACGGTATACCTGGGGAAAAGAGACTTTGTGGATCATCTAGACCATGTGGACCCAGTGG atggAGTTCTGTTGATTGATCCAGAATATCTTAAAGACAGAAAAG TGTTCGTGACCCTGACATGCGCATTCCGATATGGGCGGGAGGACCTGGACGTGTTGGGCCTGTCTTTTCGGAAGGACCTGTACATTTCCACCTTCCAggccttcccccccctcccagaggAACACAAGCCCCTCAGCCGGCTGCAGGAGCGACTGCTGAAGAAGTTGGGCCAACAAGCACACCCCTTCAACTTTACT ATTCCTCAGAATCTGCCTTGTTCAGTCACCCTGCAGCCTGGCCCGGAGGACACCGGCAAG GCATGTGGGGTAGACTTTGAGATCAGAGCTTTCTGTGCCAAATCTGTGGAAGAGAAGATTCACAAAAG GAACTCTGTGCGGCTGGTGATCAGGAAGGTGCAGTATGCTCCAGAGAAGCCCGGCCCACAGCCCATGGTGGAGACCACCCGCAGCTTCCTCATGTCCGACCGCTCCCTGCACCTGGAAGCCTCCCTGGACAAGGAG CTGTATTACCACGGGGAGCCCATCAGCGTGAATGTCCACGTGACCAACAACTCCACCAAAACCGTCAAGCGCGCCAAAATCTCTG TGCGGCAGTACGCTGACATCTGCCTGTTCAGCACCGCGCAGTACAAATGTCCTGTGGCACAGGTGGAGGCAGA tGACCAGGTGTCCCCCAGCTCCACGTTCTGCAAGGTGTACACTCTCACCCCGATGCTGAGCAACAATCGGGAGAAGAGGGGCCTGGCACTGGATGGTAAACTCAAACATGAAGACACCAACCTGGCCTCCAGCACCAT AGTGAAGGATGTGTCCAATAAGGAGGTCCTGGGCATTCTGGTTTCTTACAGAGTCAAAGTCAAACTGGTTGTGTCACGTGGAGG ggatGTGTCAGTGGAGCTGCCCTTTGTCTTAATGCACCCAAAACCCTCAGACCAGCCCAGCTCCAGGCCACAGTCAG CCATTCCTGAGACAGACACCCCTGTGGACACCAACCTGATAGAGTTTGAGACAAA taaCTTCTCTCAGGATGATGACTTTGTTTTTGAGGACTTCGCCCGTCTGCGGCTGAAGGGAATGAAGGACGACAAGGACGAGGATGACCACTTCTGCTAA